A window of the Tenebrio molitor chromosome 1, icTenMoli1.1, whole genome shotgun sequence genome harbors these coding sequences:
- the LOC138127987 gene encoding chitin deacetylase 8-like: protein MLKPVIFSLLVIAALAAPQNDYTYDLDAAASCDSTQCVLPDCRCSGTSPPTDIDIEQIPQFVFLTFDDAIQQGNYEIYSSLFDNLTNPDGCPVSATFFMSHDYTDYSKVHDLYVKHHEIALHSITHQALTDYWRDITIEQLNREFGDEKVIITTFANIPPESIQGMRIPYLQLSGDNTFQVGKDLNLTYDCSWPTQTFRKPGLWPYTLDYKSNQDCPIGPCPADSIPGMWVVPMIDWTDQANIVCSMVDACVNIPDNTDDLLQWFIDNFNVQYLGNKAPFGFFVHAAYFNADPIHLEAYIKFVDYLQGLNDVFLVTPSTAIKWIKNPVPIGGGGWPECTQIDDLGCDVKVCQLQKDEEVRYMTLCGECPEVYPWLGNPLGIAEN, encoded by the exons ATGCTGAAGCCAGtcattttttcacttttggtAATTGCTGCGTTGGCGGCGCCCCAGAACGACTACACCTACGATTTGGATGCCGCAGCGTCTTGTGACTCCACCCAATGTGTGCTACCCGACTGCAGATGTTCCGGGACTTCACCCCCCACTGACATCGACATCGAACAAATTCCACAA TTCGTGTTCCTGACGTTCGACGATGCCATACAACAAGGCAATTATGAAATCTATTCTTCGCTGTTTGACAACCTGACGAACCCTGATGGGTGCCCTGTATCGGCAACCTTCTTCATGTCCCACGACTACACAGATTACAGTAAA GTGCACGACTTGTACGTCAAACACCACGAAATTGCACTTCACTCGATCACGCATCAGGCCCTAACGGACTACTGGAGGGACATCACCATCGAACAACTGAATCGTGAGTTTGGAGATGAGAAAGTGATCATTACCACATTTGCAAACATTCCACCCGAGTCCATACAAGGGATGAGGATTCCCTATCTGCAATTGTCTG GTGATAACACTTTCCAAGTGGGCAAAGACCTTAACCTTACGTACGACTGCTCGTGGCCAACCCAGACTTTTAGAAAGCCAGGACTTTGGCCATATACTCTTGATTACAAGTCAAACCAAGACTGTCCGATAGGTCCTTGTCCGGCAGACTCCATTCCTGGAATGTGGGTCGTTCCGATGATCGACTGGACGGACCAGGCTAACATTGTCTGCAGTATGGTCGATGCCTGTGTTAACAT CCCGGACAATACCGATGACCTATTGCAATGGTTTATCGACAACTTCAACGTTCAGTATCTAGGAAATAAAGCCCCCTTCGGTTTTTTCGTACATGCAGCCTACTTCAATGCAGATCCTATACATCTCGAAGCCTACATAAAATTCGTAGACTACTTACAAGGTCTAAATGATGTTTTTCTG gtCACTCCGTCTACTGCTATTAAGTGGATAAAAAATCCCGTACCTATTGGAGGAGGTGGATGGCCAGAGTGTACCCAGATTGATGATCTGGGATGCGATGTAAAGGTGTGTCAGTTGCAAAAGGATGAAGAAGTTAGGTATATGACGCTGTGTGGTGAATGTCCTGAAGTGTATCCTTGGTTGGGTAATCCACTAGGTATAGCAGAAAATTAA
- the LOC138127976 gene encoding neuromedin-K receptor isoform X2 produces the protein MACETSFSNHRGIDDLYSLKNRHICTPTNMLIGNMAAADLFSLLIHPWVFLSYDFFQNYQLGSFGCKTEAALECSILLASVISVSVISYDRLTAILLPRESKLTKKGAKIVMVITWVAGFLISTPLCVYRTYKERQWKNFLEKYCTEQGVITNIYWHVIISLLVWLPLTIQLICYVSIFIKLTRYEKAMMRKLDHHQVNYKKKAVRMMFTMIVTFLICRLPFTALILYRDKSQSNLAQSNHVQNLASGTYHNLWFVSKFFMFVNSALNPLIYSVTNDKFQRGFKTTKLSKWLFPPEKNKPAVIVPKENQKTSETSSLFKRSILFIFKKKQKQSTALTDDSGETTDPKYDLQIIK, from the exons ATGGCTTGTGAGACCAGCTTCTCAAATCATCGTGGAATCGACGATCTTTATTCCC TTAAAAACCGACACATTTGCACCCCGACCAACATGCTCATCGGGAACATGGCGGCGGCTGATTTGTTCTCGTTGCTCATACATCCGTGGGTGTTTCTGAGttacgatttttttcaaaattaccaACTGGGCAGTTTCGGGTGCAAGACTGAAGCCGCACTCGAATGTTCGATACTGCTTGCTAGCGTAATTAGCGTCTCAGTAATCAGTTACGACAGACTTACAGCGATACTTTTGCCTCGAGAGTCTAAATTGACGAAGAAGGGGGCGAAGATTGTGATGGTCATCACGTGGGTTGCGGGTTTTTTGATTTCTACCCCTTTATGCGTTTATCGAACCTATAAG GAGCGCCagtggaaaaattttttggaaaaatattgcACTGAACAAGGTGTAATTACTAACATTTACTGGCACGTAATTATAAGTCTACTAGTATGGCTCCCTTTAACCATTCAGCTAATTTGCTATGTCTCCATATTTATAAAG CTTACTAGATACGAAAAAGCTATGATGAGAAAATTAGACCACCACCAAGTGAACTACAAGAAAAAAGCTGTGCGCATGATGTTCACCATGATTGTGACATTCTTAATATGCAGATTGCCCTTTACGGCTTTGATTTTGTACAGAGATAAGAGTCAAAGTAATCTGGCACAGTCTAACCATGTGCAAAACCTA GCCAGTGGTACTTATCACAATCTTTGGTTCGTCtctaaattttttatgtttgtaaaTTCTGCGCTGAATCCATTAATATACAGCGTGACTAATGACAAATTCCAAAGGGGATTCAAAACGACGAAATTGTCCAAGTGGCTGTTTCCACCCGAAAAGAATAAACCTGCAGTAATTGTACCCAAGGAAAATCAGAAGACTTCCGAAACGTCGTCACTTTTCAAAAGAAgtatattgtttatttttaagaaaaaacaaaagcagAGTACCgctttgacagatgacagcgGTGAGACAACTGACCCCAAATAtgatttgcaaattattaaataa
- the LOC138127976 gene encoding neuromedin-K receptor isoform X1: MGNHTFKNQSDSDDYAMDVNISNHSFINEIWLVRPASQIIVESTIFIPVVLFGIFGNVLSIYVLVKNRHICTPTNMLIGNMAAADLFSLLIHPWVFLSYDFFQNYQLGSFGCKTEAALECSILLASVISVSVISYDRLTAILLPRESKLTKKGAKIVMVITWVAGFLISTPLCVYRTYKERQWKNFLEKYCTEQGVITNIYWHVIISLLVWLPLTIQLICYVSIFIKLTRYEKAMMRKLDHHQVNYKKKAVRMMFTMIVTFLICRLPFTALILYRDKSQSNLAQSNHVQNLASGTYHNLWFVSKFFMFVNSALNPLIYSVTNDKFQRGFKTTKLSKWLFPPEKNKPAVIVPKENQKTSETSSLFKRSILFIFKKKQKQSTALTDDSGETTDPKYDLQIIK; this comes from the exons aTGGGCAATCACACCTTTAAAAATCAAAGTGACAGCGACGACTATGCAATGGAC GTGAACATTTCGAATCACTCCTTCATTAACGAGATATGGCTTGTGAGACCAGCTTCTCAAATCATCGTGGAATCGACGATCTTTATTCCCGTAGTACTCTTCGGAATTTTTGGCAATGTCTTATCCATATACGTTCTAGTTAAAAACCGACACATTTGCACCCCGACCAACATGCTCATCGGGAACATGGCGGCGGCTGATTTGTTCTCGTTGCTCATACATCCGTGGGTGTTTCTGAGttacgatttttttcaaaattaccaACTGGGCAGTTTCGGGTGCAAGACTGAAGCCGCACTCGAATGTTCGATACTGCTTGCTAGCGTAATTAGCGTCTCAGTAATCAGTTACGACAGACTTACAGCGATACTTTTGCCTCGAGAGTCTAAATTGACGAAGAAGGGGGCGAAGATTGTGATGGTCATCACGTGGGTTGCGGGTTTTTTGATTTCTACCCCTTTATGCGTTTATCGAACCTATAAG GAGCGCCagtggaaaaattttttggaaaaatattgcACTGAACAAGGTGTAATTACTAACATTTACTGGCACGTAATTATAAGTCTACTAGTATGGCTCCCTTTAACCATTCAGCTAATTTGCTATGTCTCCATATTTATAAAG CTTACTAGATACGAAAAAGCTATGATGAGAAAATTAGACCACCACCAAGTGAACTACAAGAAAAAAGCTGTGCGCATGATGTTCACCATGATTGTGACATTCTTAATATGCAGATTGCCCTTTACGGCTTTGATTTTGTACAGAGATAAGAGTCAAAGTAATCTGGCACAGTCTAACCATGTGCAAAACCTA GCCAGTGGTACTTATCACAATCTTTGGTTCGTCtctaaattttttatgtttgtaaaTTCTGCGCTGAATCCATTAATATACAGCGTGACTAATGACAAATTCCAAAGGGGATTCAAAACGACGAAATTGTCCAAGTGGCTGTTTCCACCCGAAAAGAATAAACCTGCAGTAATTGTACCCAAGGAAAATCAGAAGACTTCCGAAACGTCGTCACTTTTCAAAAGAAgtatattgtttatttttaagaaaaaacaaaagcagAGTACCgctttgacagatgacagcgGTGAGACAACTGACCCCAAATAtgatttgcaaattattaaataa